Proteins encoded by one window of Musa acuminata AAA Group cultivar baxijiao chromosome BXJ2-9, Cavendish_Baxijiao_AAA, whole genome shotgun sequence:
- the LOC135621937 gene encoding jacalin-related lectin 3-like, producing the protein MASNHIKTAAHARGGVRKCPCDNESRWAMEPADKITGISIGAASCVNSIKITFDIDGTTRVTPRYGGPGGELFQFTLKQDEYLTSVSGYVKYDCSEFPCVSQLTFTTNLGKTYGPYGGGGGTFFEVNVEYDEIKGFFGQATTEYLTAFGVYVMLA; encoded by the exons ATG GCTTCAAACCATATCAAGACGGCCGCGCATGCCAGAGGGGGCGTCCGCAAATGTCCATGCGACAACGAGTCTCGTTGGGCCATGGAACCTGCAGACAAAATCACTGGCATCAGCATTGGCGCTGCTTCATGCGTAAACTCCATTAAGATAACCTTCGACATCGACGGAACCACTCGTGTAACTCCCAGATATGGAGGCCCCGGCGGTGAACTATTCCAG TTTACTCTCAAGCAAGATGAATACCTCACCTCCGTTTCTGGGTATGTCAAATACGACTGTTCTGAATTTCCATGCGTCTCTCAGCTCACGTTTACCACCAATCTTGGAAAGACATACGGTCCATATGGAGGTGGGGGTGGAACCTTTTTTGAAGTCAACGTAGAATATGACGAGATTAAGGGCTTCTTCGGACAAGCAACTACAGAGTATCTCACTGCATTTGGAGTCTACGTGATGCTGGCTTAG
- the LOC135621936 gene encoding jacalin-related lectin 3-like, giving the protein MASNHIKTAAHARGGVRKCPCDNESRWAMEPADKITGISIGAASCVNSIKITFDIDGTTRVTPRYGGPGGELFQFTLKQDEYLTSVSGYVKYDCSEFPCVSQLTFTTNLGKTYGPYGGGGGTFFEVNVEYDEIKGFFGQATTEYLTAFGVYVMLA; this is encoded by the exons ATG GCTTCAAACCATATCAAGACGGCCGCGCATGCCCGAGGGGGCGTCCGCAAATGTCCATGCGACAACGAGTCTCGTTGGGCCATGGAACCTGCAGACAAAATCACTGGCATCAGCATTGGCGCTGCTTCATGCGTAAACTCCATTAAGATAACCTTCGACATCGACGGAACCACTCGTGTAACTCCCAGATATGGAGGCCCCGGCGGTGAACTATTCCAG TTTACTCTCAAGCAAGATGAATACCTCACCTCCGTTTCTGGGTATGTCAAATACGACTGTTCTGAATTTCCATGCGTCTCTCAGCTCACGTTTACCACCAATCTTGGAAAGACATACGGTCCATATGGAGGTGGGGGTGGAACCTTTTTTGAAGTCAACGTAGAATATGACGAGATTAAGGGCTTCTTCGGACAAGCAACTACAGAGTATCTCACTGCATTTGGAGTCTACGTGATGCTGGCTTAG